The Neoarius graeffei isolate fNeoGra1 chromosome 7, fNeoGra1.pri, whole genome shotgun sequence genome includes a region encoding these proteins:
- the zgc:193505 gene encoding uncharacterized protein zgc:193505 has translation MSKSFFVDAVVDKAATAAKTKLKSMLGGGEDNKNKPSGSGGIGGLFPSAGDSNKKEKKGLFGGLFSTPENEMNPGEAEVGGGAEGGGESQDFNSAVDALAGL, from the exons ATGTCTAAAAGTTTCTTTGTAGATGCTGTAGTTGACAAAGCAG CTACGGCTGCCAAAACTAAGCTGAAATCCATGCTTGGTGGAGGGGAAGACAACAAAAATAAACCAAGCGGCTCAGGAGGTATTGGAGGCCTTTTTCCCTCAGCAGGAGACTCGAATAAAAAAGAGAAGAAAGGACTGTTTGGAGGCCTGTTCTCAACACCCGAGAACGAGATGaacccaggagaagcagaagtagGAGGAGGTGCAGAAGGAGGTGGTGAAA GTCAGGATTTCAACTCGGCAGTGGATGCGCTTGCTGGTTTGTAA